The following proteins are encoded in a genomic region of Populus nigra chromosome 16, ddPopNigr1.1, whole genome shotgun sequence:
- the LOC133675632 gene encoding uncharacterized protein LOC133675632 isoform X2, translating to MDDSGAILCQISSLKDMLDQVNEEIEANIQITREIESEIVKCTGFEADLAARESDLTKTLYFSQFEINGLLSVAYESKKSVKFLEEEICGLRKKKMEMLESMDDKREQFVMQCLEFQRDIDKGENEVVNLLSEKEFLENEIHLLDEKNNALKNLMLAFIDEIVQDLLDCNSALDVETQSRNHENEKLLKDIDVMKSMLHSSINHYN from the exons ATGGACGATTCAGGAGCGATTCTATGTCAAATCTCTTCTCTAAAAGACATGCTCGATCAA GTAAATGAGGAAATCGAAGCTAACATTCAGATAACTCGAGAGATCGAGTCAGAGATCGTCAAATGCACTGGATTCGAGGCCGATTTGGCTGCCAGAGAATCGGACCTCACCAAGACGCTTTATTTCTCGCAATTTGAAATCAATGGATTACTCTCTGTTGCCt ATGAGTCGAAGAAGTCTGTTAAATTCTTAGAGGAGGAGATTTGTGgtctaagaaaaaagaagatggaGATGCTTGAAAGCATGGACGACAAGCG AGAACAGTTTGTCATGCAATGCCTAGAATTTCAAAGGGACATCGACAAAGGTGAAAACGAAGTGGTGAATTTGTTGTCAGAAAAGGAGTTTCTTGAAAATGAAATCCATCTCTTGGATGAGAAAAATAATGCTTTAAAGAATTTGATGTTGGCTTTCATAGATGAAATTGTTCAAGATCTTCTTGATTGCAACTCCG CTTTAGATGTTGAGACACAGAGTAGGAATCATGAGAATGAGAAACTGCTCAAGGATATTGATGTTATGAAGAGCATGTTGCATTCAAGTATCAATCATTATAATT AA
- the LOC133675632 gene encoding uncharacterized protein LOC133675632 isoform X1, translated as MDDSGAILCQISSLKDMLDQVNEEIEANIQITREIESEIVKCTGFEADLAARESDLTKTLYFSQFEINGLLSVAYESKKSVKFLEEEICGLRKKKMEMLESMDDKREQFVMQCLEFQRDIDKGENEVVNLLSEKEFLENEIHLLDEKNNALKNLMLAFIDEIVQDLLDCNSALDVETQSRNHENEKLLKDIDVMKSMLHSSINHYNC; from the exons ATGGACGATTCAGGAGCGATTCTATGTCAAATCTCTTCTCTAAAAGACATGCTCGATCAA GTAAATGAGGAAATCGAAGCTAACATTCAGATAACTCGAGAGATCGAGTCAGAGATCGTCAAATGCACTGGATTCGAGGCCGATTTGGCTGCCAGAGAATCGGACCTCACCAAGACGCTTTATTTCTCGCAATTTGAAATCAATGGATTACTCTCTGTTGCCt ATGAGTCGAAGAAGTCTGTTAAATTCTTAGAGGAGGAGATTTGTGgtctaagaaaaaagaagatggaGATGCTTGAAAGCATGGACGACAAGCG AGAACAGTTTGTCATGCAATGCCTAGAATTTCAAAGGGACATCGACAAAGGTGAAAACGAAGTGGTGAATTTGTTGTCAGAAAAGGAGTTTCTTGAAAATGAAATCCATCTCTTGGATGAGAAAAATAATGCTTTAAAGAATTTGATGTTGGCTTTCATAGATGAAATTGTTCAAGATCTTCTTGATTGCAACTCCG CTTTAGATGTTGAGACACAGAGTAGGAATCATGAGAATGAGAAACTGCTCAAGGATATTGATGTTATGAAGAGCATGTTGCATTCAAGTATCAATCATTATAATTGTTAG
- the LOC133675834 gene encoding uncharacterized protein LOC133675834 isoform X1 — translation MSRSPSFAVKQELSLKTDLESLQQWVVAFCIIRFDLEQGQLIEECYPPGSLSNEEELDVAFSSFPDSVSQNQNRSSIHDCIFFFRIQRRKSSEQKNVNSSETVEIDDKEVSSNSMKEKLINRRKIRNDTKQLKYLYGYVFNRQRHDERLRRGGEQKSVVILSHNPYSSVFRPLLQIMGPLYFDIGKKALEHIAAYVSMWPAPVPGKHMELPIGNALLKVSLPPAHSLSFEIGMFEESASAMAPFLPNNQSIPQGLFHDSDIFGTFRSILLQLWLLWELLLIGEPILIIGPTPPQCCEAVASLVSLVAPLPCSIDFRPYFTIHDPDFKHLNSLREGDTFPPMILGVTNLFFLKALRNIPHIVSVGSPALNSNQVPFASRSAGRIHGRPEGFGLQQLSLKKFSPSSLLSAVKLRRDGPLCLMTEHKEAVWSTYVATTKPDTSILNRLIDAGMLPRVEESMSVVNNEILRRHFLELTTNFLAPFGPYSRATTPSEGSLPFIDPPPLPPFDADEFLANLSARGVGKFLSKRMKSNWLDLYKRFLKGPNFMPWFQRRLIIAEQEQHRLWRQARMKADIKVLISKMPELEIVDYFNAIERHLHGEIQMEKLGRAAVDFTETCQKLKKDLQAVFNVLPKDMQQLLLMNPERAALLQLSSEPTKLPGRPSLQIGVVSSTSSR, via the exons ATGAGTCGATCACCTTCATTTGCTGTTAAACAGGAGCTTAGTCTAAAGACTGATTTGGAATCTTTGCAGCAATGGGTTGTTGCCTTTTGCattattagatttgatcttgaACAAGGCCAGCTTATTGAAGAGTGTTATCCACCTGGTTCTCTTTCAAATGAAGAGGAACTTGATGTTGCTTTTAGTTCATTTCCGGATTCTGTTTCCCAGAACCAGAACCGTTCAAGCATTCATGATTGCATATTCTTTTTCCGCATCCAAAGGCGGAAGAGTTCTGAACAAAAAAATGTGAATTCGTCGGAGACAGTAGAAATTGATGATAAAGAAGTATCTTCAAATTCCATGAAAGAGAAGTTGattaatagaagaaaaattagaaatgatACCAAACAATTGAAATACTTGTATGGCTATGTATTTAACAGGCAACGGCATGATGAGAGGCTAAGAAGAGGTGGAGAACAAAAATCTGTGGTGATATTATCACACAATCCTTACTCCAGTGTGTTTAGGCCTTTGTTACAAATCATGGGTcctttatattttgatataggAAAGAAAGCTCTTGAGCATATTGCTGCTTATGTTTCAATGTGGCCTGCTCCTGTACCTGGTAAACACATGGAGCTTCCTATTGGGAATGCCTTGCTTAAAGTTAGCTTGCCACCTGCTCATAGTCTGTCTTTTGAAATTGGGATGTTTGAAGAATCTGCTTCTGCCATGGCACCTTTTCTTCCAAATAATCAGTCAATTCCACAGGGTCTGTTTCATGATTCAGATATATTTGGTACATTCCGGAGCATTTTGTTGCAGCTCTGGTTGTTATGGGAACTGTTACTTATTGGTGAACCCATTCTAATCATAGGACCAACACCTCCCCAGTGTTGTGAGGCAGTTGCTAGTCTAGTCAGTTTGGTTGCTCCATTGCCATGCAGTATTGATTTTAGGCCATACTTCACCATCCATGACCCTGATTTTAAGCATTTGAATTCACTTCGAGAAGGAGACACTTTCCCTCCTATGATTTTGGGTGTGACGAATCTATTTTTCCTTAAAGCTCTTCGCAATATTCCCCACATTGTTTCAGTCGGCAGCCCTGCTCTTAATTCAAATCAGGTTCCCTTTGCAAGTAGGtctgctggcagaattcatgGAAGACCAGAAGGATTTGGTCTTCAGCAGCTTTCCTTGAAGAAGTTTTCTCCTTCAAGTTTGTTGAGTGCTGTTAAGTTAAGGAGAGATGGTCCTCTTTGCCTCATGACAGAACACAAGGAAGCTGTTTGGAGCACCTATGTCGCAACAACTAAGCCTGACACTTCTATCTTGAATAGGCTTATTGATGCTGGGATGTTACCAAGGGTTGAGGAGTCAATGTCAGTTGTTAACAATGAAATATTGCGCCGTCATTTCTTAGAGCTCACCACCAACTTTTTGGCTCCTTTTGGCCCATATTCTAGGGCCACCACTCCTTCTGAAGGATCTCTTCCATTCATTGACCCTCCCCCTCTTCCTCCATTTGACGCTGATGAATTTCTGGCAAACTTATCAGCAAGAGGTGTGGGGAAGTTTTTGTCAAAGCGGATGAAGTCTAATTGGCTGGATTTATACAA GAGGTTCCTGAAAGGGCCAAACTTCATGCCATGGTTTCAAAGAAGGCTCATAATTGCTGAACAGGAACAACATAGACTCTGGAGGCAGGCAAGAATGAAAGCTGACATAAAGGTACTCATATCCAAAATGCCAGAATTGGAAATTGTTGATTATTTCAATGCTATTGAAAGACATCTCCATGGAGAAATTCAG ATGGAGAAGTTAGGAAGGGCTGCTGTTGACTTTACAGAAACTTGCcagaaattgaagaaagatcTGCAGGCAGTGTTCAATGTCCTTCCCAAAGACATGCAGCAGCTTTTGCTTATGAACCCTGAAAGAGCAGCTCTTTTACAATTAAGTTCGGAGCCAACAAAACTTCCTGGCCGCCCATCCTTACAAATTGGAGTTGTATCTTCCACATCATCCAGATAA
- the LOC133675834 gene encoding uncharacterized protein LOC133675834 isoform X3, with protein MSRSPSFAVKQELSLKTDLESLQQWVVAFCIIRFDLEQGQLIEECYPPGSLSNEEELDVAFSSFPDSVSQNQNRSSIHDCIFFFRIQRRKSSEQKNVNSSETVEIDDKEVSSNSMKEKLINRRKIRNDTKQLKYLYGYVFNRQRHDERLRRGGEQKSVVILSHNPYSSVFRPLLQIMGPLYFDIGKKALEHIAAYVSMWPAPVPGKHMELPIGNALLKVSLPPAHSLSFEIGMFEESASAMAPFLPNNQSIPQGLFHDSDIFGTFRSILLQLWLLWELLLIGEPILIIGPTPPQCCEAVASLVSLVAPLPCSIDFRPYFTIHDPDFKHLNSLREGDTFPPMILGVTNLFFLKALRNIPHIVSVGSPALNSNQVPFASRSAGRIHGRPEGFGLQQLSLKKFSPSSLLSAVKLRRDGPLCLMTEHKEAVWSTYVATTKPDTSILNRLIDAGMLPRVEESMSVVNNEILRRHFLELTTNFLAPFGPYSRATTPSEGSLPFIDPPPLPPFDADEFLANLSARGVGKFLSKRMKSNWLDLYKRFLKGPNFMPWFQRRLIIAEQEQHRLWRQARMKADIKVLISKMPELEIVDYFNAIERHLHGEIQVIAEKYF; from the exons ATGAGTCGATCACCTTCATTTGCTGTTAAACAGGAGCTTAGTCTAAAGACTGATTTGGAATCTTTGCAGCAATGGGTTGTTGCCTTTTGCattattagatttgatcttgaACAAGGCCAGCTTATTGAAGAGTGTTATCCACCTGGTTCTCTTTCAAATGAAGAGGAACTTGATGTTGCTTTTAGTTCATTTCCGGATTCTGTTTCCCAGAACCAGAACCGTTCAAGCATTCATGATTGCATATTCTTTTTCCGCATCCAAAGGCGGAAGAGTTCTGAACAAAAAAATGTGAATTCGTCGGAGACAGTAGAAATTGATGATAAAGAAGTATCTTCAAATTCCATGAAAGAGAAGTTGattaatagaagaaaaattagaaatgatACCAAACAATTGAAATACTTGTATGGCTATGTATTTAACAGGCAACGGCATGATGAGAGGCTAAGAAGAGGTGGAGAACAAAAATCTGTGGTGATATTATCACACAATCCTTACTCCAGTGTGTTTAGGCCTTTGTTACAAATCATGGGTcctttatattttgatataggAAAGAAAGCTCTTGAGCATATTGCTGCTTATGTTTCAATGTGGCCTGCTCCTGTACCTGGTAAACACATGGAGCTTCCTATTGGGAATGCCTTGCTTAAAGTTAGCTTGCCACCTGCTCATAGTCTGTCTTTTGAAATTGGGATGTTTGAAGAATCTGCTTCTGCCATGGCACCTTTTCTTCCAAATAATCAGTCAATTCCACAGGGTCTGTTTCATGATTCAGATATATTTGGTACATTCCGGAGCATTTTGTTGCAGCTCTGGTTGTTATGGGAACTGTTACTTATTGGTGAACCCATTCTAATCATAGGACCAACACCTCCCCAGTGTTGTGAGGCAGTTGCTAGTCTAGTCAGTTTGGTTGCTCCATTGCCATGCAGTATTGATTTTAGGCCATACTTCACCATCCATGACCCTGATTTTAAGCATTTGAATTCACTTCGAGAAGGAGACACTTTCCCTCCTATGATTTTGGGTGTGACGAATCTATTTTTCCTTAAAGCTCTTCGCAATATTCCCCACATTGTTTCAGTCGGCAGCCCTGCTCTTAATTCAAATCAGGTTCCCTTTGCAAGTAGGtctgctggcagaattcatgGAAGACCAGAAGGATTTGGTCTTCAGCAGCTTTCCTTGAAGAAGTTTTCTCCTTCAAGTTTGTTGAGTGCTGTTAAGTTAAGGAGAGATGGTCCTCTTTGCCTCATGACAGAACACAAGGAAGCTGTTTGGAGCACCTATGTCGCAACAACTAAGCCTGACACTTCTATCTTGAATAGGCTTATTGATGCTGGGATGTTACCAAGGGTTGAGGAGTCAATGTCAGTTGTTAACAATGAAATATTGCGCCGTCATTTCTTAGAGCTCACCACCAACTTTTTGGCTCCTTTTGGCCCATATTCTAGGGCCACCACTCCTTCTGAAGGATCTCTTCCATTCATTGACCCTCCCCCTCTTCCTCCATTTGACGCTGATGAATTTCTGGCAAACTTATCAGCAAGAGGTGTGGGGAAGTTTTTGTCAAAGCGGATGAAGTCTAATTGGCTGGATTTATACAA GAGGTTCCTGAAAGGGCCAAACTTCATGCCATGGTTTCAAAGAAGGCTCATAATTGCTGAACAGGAACAACATAGACTCTGGAGGCAGGCAAGAATGAAAGCTGACATAAAGGTACTCATATCCAAAATGCCAGAATTGGAAATTGTTGATTATTTCAATGCTATTGAAAGACATCTCCATGGAGAAATTCAG GTTATAGCAgagaaatatttttga
- the LOC133675834 gene encoding uncharacterized protein LOC133675834 isoform X2 → MSRSPSFAVKQELSLKTDLESLQQWVVAFCIIRFDLEQGQLIEECYPPGSLSNEEELDVAFSSFPDSVSQNQNRSSIHDCIFFFRIQRRKSSEQKNVNSSETVEIDDKEVSSNSMKEKLINRRKIRNDTKQLKYLYGYVFNRQRHDERLRRGGEQKSVVILSHNPYSSVFRPLLQIMGPLYFDIGKKALEHIAAYVSMWPAPVPGKHMELPIGNALLKVSLPPAHSLSFEIGMFEESASAMAPFLPNNQSIPQGLFHDSDIFGTFRSILLQLWLLWELLLIGEPILIIGPTPPQCCEAVASLVSLVAPLPCSIDFRPYFTIHDPDFKHLNSLREGDTFPPMILGVTNLFFLKALRNIPHIVSVGSPALNSNQVPFASRSAGRIHGRPEGFGLQQLSLKKFSPSSLLSAVKLRRDGPLCLMTEHKEAVWSTYVATTKPDTSILNRLIDAGMLPRVEESMSVVNNEILRRHFLELTTNFLAPFGPYSRATTPSEGSLPFIDPPPLPPFDADEFLANLSARGVGKFLSKRMKSNWLDLYKRFLKGPNFMPWFQRRLIIAEQEQHRLWRQARMKADIKVLISKMPELEIVDYFNAIERHLHGEIQVNVSVTRA, encoded by the exons ATGAGTCGATCACCTTCATTTGCTGTTAAACAGGAGCTTAGTCTAAAGACTGATTTGGAATCTTTGCAGCAATGGGTTGTTGCCTTTTGCattattagatttgatcttgaACAAGGCCAGCTTATTGAAGAGTGTTATCCACCTGGTTCTCTTTCAAATGAAGAGGAACTTGATGTTGCTTTTAGTTCATTTCCGGATTCTGTTTCCCAGAACCAGAACCGTTCAAGCATTCATGATTGCATATTCTTTTTCCGCATCCAAAGGCGGAAGAGTTCTGAACAAAAAAATGTGAATTCGTCGGAGACAGTAGAAATTGATGATAAAGAAGTATCTTCAAATTCCATGAAAGAGAAGTTGattaatagaagaaaaattagaaatgatACCAAACAATTGAAATACTTGTATGGCTATGTATTTAACAGGCAACGGCATGATGAGAGGCTAAGAAGAGGTGGAGAACAAAAATCTGTGGTGATATTATCACACAATCCTTACTCCAGTGTGTTTAGGCCTTTGTTACAAATCATGGGTcctttatattttgatataggAAAGAAAGCTCTTGAGCATATTGCTGCTTATGTTTCAATGTGGCCTGCTCCTGTACCTGGTAAACACATGGAGCTTCCTATTGGGAATGCCTTGCTTAAAGTTAGCTTGCCACCTGCTCATAGTCTGTCTTTTGAAATTGGGATGTTTGAAGAATCTGCTTCTGCCATGGCACCTTTTCTTCCAAATAATCAGTCAATTCCACAGGGTCTGTTTCATGATTCAGATATATTTGGTACATTCCGGAGCATTTTGTTGCAGCTCTGGTTGTTATGGGAACTGTTACTTATTGGTGAACCCATTCTAATCATAGGACCAACACCTCCCCAGTGTTGTGAGGCAGTTGCTAGTCTAGTCAGTTTGGTTGCTCCATTGCCATGCAGTATTGATTTTAGGCCATACTTCACCATCCATGACCCTGATTTTAAGCATTTGAATTCACTTCGAGAAGGAGACACTTTCCCTCCTATGATTTTGGGTGTGACGAATCTATTTTTCCTTAAAGCTCTTCGCAATATTCCCCACATTGTTTCAGTCGGCAGCCCTGCTCTTAATTCAAATCAGGTTCCCTTTGCAAGTAGGtctgctggcagaattcatgGAAGACCAGAAGGATTTGGTCTTCAGCAGCTTTCCTTGAAGAAGTTTTCTCCTTCAAGTTTGTTGAGTGCTGTTAAGTTAAGGAGAGATGGTCCTCTTTGCCTCATGACAGAACACAAGGAAGCTGTTTGGAGCACCTATGTCGCAACAACTAAGCCTGACACTTCTATCTTGAATAGGCTTATTGATGCTGGGATGTTACCAAGGGTTGAGGAGTCAATGTCAGTTGTTAACAATGAAATATTGCGCCGTCATTTCTTAGAGCTCACCACCAACTTTTTGGCTCCTTTTGGCCCATATTCTAGGGCCACCACTCCTTCTGAAGGATCTCTTCCATTCATTGACCCTCCCCCTCTTCCTCCATTTGACGCTGATGAATTTCTGGCAAACTTATCAGCAAGAGGTGTGGGGAAGTTTTTGTCAAAGCGGATGAAGTCTAATTGGCTGGATTTATACAA GAGGTTCCTGAAAGGGCCAAACTTCATGCCATGGTTTCAAAGAAGGCTCATAATTGCTGAACAGGAACAACATAGACTCTGGAGGCAGGCAAGAATGAAAGCTGACATAAAGGTACTCATATCCAAAATGCCAGAATTGGAAATTGTTGATTATTTCAATGCTATTGAAAGACATCTCCATGGAGAAATTCAG GTAAATGTCTCTGTAACACGTGCATAA